The Apium graveolens cultivar Ventura chromosome 6, ASM990537v1, whole genome shotgun sequence genome contains a region encoding:
- the LOC141668856 gene encoding putative pentatricopeptide repeat-containing protein At1g02420 yields MLINPQNLLFSLQASSTRYVNSISLSLFASLSLHTNQSSVNHNDIQTVYNIICTSTNTNHMKQSLKSSQIFLSNDLIDNVLKKARFSHSNPRITLDFFNLTAQRRGFYHTSYSVDTMLYILGRNRRFREIWEVLGEIKKKDRSLITPRTVMVVLGRVAKVCSVRFTVGMFRKFRRIVPMFGTECYNGLFRTLCQEKNMIDARNVYHGLKHEFKPNLQTFNILLSGWKSPEEAEGFFGEMQELGIKPDVVSYNCLIDVYCKGREVDKAFKMLDKMREEDIVPDVISYTSLIGGLGLVGQPDKARDLLKGMQEYGCYPDVAAYNAVIRNFCIAKRLVEAYKLLDEMADKGLDPNATTYNVILRSLYWTFDLRSSWNLYDRMRRTGCFPNTQSCMFLIRLVKREEKVELALELWNDMVEKGFGSYTLVSDVLFDLLCNLGKLAEAEKCFLQMVEKGQKPSYTSFRRIKVLMELTNKHDALQNLSDKMASFGSSVQVSEDKRPDYRNLTSVDLDQMHVI; encoded by the coding sequence ATGCTGATAAACCCACAAAACTTATTGTTCTCTCTACAAGCTTCTTCAACAAGGTATGTTAATTCcatttcactctctctctttgCGTCTCTCTCACTCCACACAAATCAATCCTCTGTAAATCACAATGATATACAAACTGTATACAACATTATATGCACTTCAACTAATACTAATCACATGAAACAATCACTCAAATCTTCCCAAATATTTTTGTCCAATGACTTAATTGATAATGTCCTAAAAAAGGCCAGGTTTAGTCACTCTAACCCAAGAATTACATTGGATTTCTTTAATTTAACTGCGCAACGAAGGGGCTTTTATCATACTTCGTATTCGGTCGATACAATGCTGTATATTCTGGGTAGGAATAGGAGGTTTAGGGAAATTTGGGAGGTTTTAGGGGAGATTAAAAAGAAAGATCGGTCTTTGATTACCCCGAGGACTGTTATGGTTGTTTTGGGTCGGGTTGCCAAGGTTTGTTCGGTTAGGTTTACGGTTGGAATGTTTAGGAAGTTTAGGAGGATTGTTCCGATGTTTGGGACCGAGTGTTATAATGGATTATTCAGAACTTTGTGTCAAGAAAAGAATATGATTGATGCAAGGAATGTGTATCATGGGTTGAAGCATGAGTTTAAGCCCAATTTGCAGACTTTTAATATTTTGTTGTCGGGGTGGAAGTCTCCGGAGGAAGCCGAGGGGTTTTTTGGTGAGATGCAGGAGTTGGGGATTAAGCCAGATGTTGTTTCCTATAATTGTTTGATTGATGTGTATTGTAAGGGTAGAGAAGTTGACAAGGCGTTTAAGATGCTGGATAAAATGAGAGAGGAGGATATTGTGCCGGATGTGATATCTTATACTAGTTTGATTGGGGGTTTGGGGTTAGTTGGGCAGCCGGATAAAGCTAGAGATCTTTTAAAGGGAATGCAAGAGTATGGATGTTATCCGGATGTTGCTGCCTACAATGCTGTAATTAGGAATTTTTGTATTGCAAAGAGGCTTGTTGAAGCTTATAAACTGTTGGATGAAATGGCAGACAAAGGTTTGGATCCGAATGCAACTACTTACAATGTGATTTTAAGGTCACTGTATTGGACTTTCGATTTGAGATCTTCTTGGAATTTGTATGACAGGATGAGGAGAACTGGATGTTTTCCCAACACGCAATCTTGTATGTTTCTGATAAGGTTGGTTAAAAGGGAGGAAAAGGTTGAGTTGGCTCTTGAGCTCTGGAATGATATGGTGGAGAAGGGATTCGGATCCTATACCTTGGTTTCTGATGTGTTGTTTGATTTGCTTTGTAATTTGGGGAAGCTAGCTGAAGCAGAGAAATGTTTCTTGCAAATGGTGGAGAAAGGGCAGAAGCCAAGCTACACTTCATTCAGGAGGATCAAGGTGCTAATGGAATTAACTAATAAGCATGATGCTCTTCAGAATTTATCAGATAAAATGGCTTCTTTTGGTTCATCAGTCCAAGTCTCTGAAGATAAACGTCCGGATTATAGAAATCTCACTTCAGTCGATTTAGATCAGATGCATGTAATCTAA